The proteins below come from a single Maylandia zebra isolate NMK-2024a linkage group LG23, Mzebra_GT3a, whole genome shotgun sequence genomic window:
- the LOC101465658 gene encoding rho guanine nucleotide exchange factor 7 isoform X1 gives MNSAEQTVTWLITLGVLESPKKSISDPEAFLQASLQDGAVLCRLLERLRPGTVDKFFQEPRGDSECQRNITEFVKGCGAFGVEPFEVNDLLQGLNFSKVLNSLVALNKATEDLSVSGDTVCVAHSSTSRIKSFDSLNTQSRSLKLLQPQYRSLDMSEGSGCGQLLVRARFPFQQTNEDELSFSKGDLIIVTRQEEGGWWEGTLKDKTGWFPSNYVRELKGNDKTLDKPKSGTLKSPPKGFDTTIINKTYYNVVLQNILEAETEYSRELQSLLGSYLRPLHPTDRLSSVDIGHIQANLEDISTFQQMLVQSLEEHTKLPESQQRIGGFFLGLIPQMKKIYLTYCSNHPSAVNVLTQHSEELKEYMESKGAPPPGILALTTSLSKPFIRLDRYPTLLKELDRHMEDQHPDRADLQASMTAFKNLSAQCKEIRKKKELVLQILTEPIRNWEGDDIRTLGPVLHMSQAAVHSQNCPESNECYLLLFHHTLLMVSASLRMSGFIYQGRIPLSGMLISRIEDGENLKNAFEISGSQGERIQVACNSQHDLQEWLDLLTKHTHAPAASTHKTLSVCHTLPSHPVTPSRNSESRGGSSVSTYHTLPHVSLHGMGISSPMWGPLEPPSTPKPWSLSCLRPAPPLRPSAALCYKEDMSKSPKNVKKLLPKRKPERKPSEEDFTVRKSTAALEEDAQILKVIEAYCTSAKTRQTLNSTWQGTDLMHNHVLADNSLTVAGLPGNPPCSDQSEDSDYDSIWTAHSYRTASFSRSSRKDVQVLFPEEEKIIVEETRSNGQTVVEERSLVDTVYSLRDEVQELKQDNKRMKRTLEEEQRARKELERIVRRVLKNMNDPTWDETNL, from the exons TTTTTCCAGGAGCCGAGGGGCGACAGCGAGTGTCAGAGGAACATAACCGAGTTTGTTAAAGGCTGCGGGGCTTTCGGTGTGGAG CCTTTCGAGGTCAATGACCTGCTGCAGGGACTGAACTTCTCTAAGGTGCTAAACTCCTTGGTTGCCCTCAACAAAGCTACTGAAG ATTTGAGTGTTTCTGGGGACACCGTATGTGTGGCACACTCCTCAACCTCAAGGATCAAGTCCTTTGACTCTCTGAACACTCAGAGTCGCTCCTTGAAACTGCTGCAGCCTCAGTACCGCAGCCTG GACATGTCAGAGGGCAGTGGGTGTGGCCAGCTGTTGGTCAGGGCACGCTTCCCCTTCCAGCAGACCAATGAGGACGAACTGTCTTTCTCCAAGGGTGACCTCATTATTGTGACCAGGCAGGAGGAGGGGGGCTGGTGGGAAGGCACGCTGAAGGACAAGACTGGGTGGTTCCCCAGTAACTATGTACGGGAGCTGAAAGGAAATG ACAAAACGTTAGACAAGCCAAAGTCTGGGACGCTCAAAAGTCCGCCTAAAGGCTTTGATACCACTATCATCAACAAGACCTATTACAATGTG GTCCTACAGAACATCCTGGAAGCAGAGACTGAATATTCAAGGGAGTTACAGAGTCTCTTGGGTTCATACCTTCGCCCACTTCATCCCACAGACAG ACTCAGCAGTGTTGACATCGGTCACATTCAGGCAAACCTGGAAGACATTTCAACCTTTCAGCAAATGCTGGTTCAGTCTTTGGAAGAGCACACCAA ACTTCCTGAGAGCCAGCAGAGGATTGGAGGGTTCTTCCTGGGCCTGATCCCCCAGATGAAGAAAATCTATTTGACCTACTGCTCTAATCACCCTTCTGCTGTCAATGTACTGACACAACACAG TGAGGAGCTGAAAGAGTACATGGAGTCAAAAGGAGCACCCCCCCCTGGGATCTTGGCACTGACCACTAGCCTAAGTAAACCCTTCATCAGACTGGATAGATACCCAACCCTGCTGAAAGAACTGGACAGACATATGGAA GACCAACACCCTGACAGAGCTGATCTACAGGCTTCTATGACAGCCTTTAAAAACCTCTCT GCTCAGTGTAAGGAAATCAGGAAGAAGAAGGAACTGGTGTTGCAGATTTTAACAGAGCCGATCAGAAACTGGGAGGGAGATGATATCCGAACTCTTGGCCCTGTCCTTCACATGTCCCAGGCCGCAGTTCACTCACAGAACTGTCCG GAGTCAAATGAATGCTACCTCCTTCTCTTCCATCACACTCTGCTCATGGTCTCTGCCAGCCTGAGAATGAGTGGATTCATCTATCAG GGGCGGATACCATTATCAGGAATGCTTATTTCCAGGATAGAGGATGGAGAAAACTTGAAGAATGCTTTTGAAATATCTG GCAGCCAGGGTGAGCGCATCCAGGTAGCATGTAACAGTCAGCACGATCTGCAGGAATGGCTGGACCTTCTCACTAAACACACCCACGCTCCGGCTGCATCCACACACaagactctgtctgtctgtcacaca CTGCCCTCTCACCCTGTCACTCCCTCTAGAAACTCGGAGTCTCGTGGAGGGAGCAGTGTGAGCACTTACCACACCCTTCCCCATGTctccttgcatggaatgggaatcAGCAGCCCTATGTGGGGACCCCTGGAGCCACCGAGTACCCCCAAACCCTGGAGCTTAAGCTGCCTTCGCCCTGCTCCTCCACTCCGGCCCTCTGCTGCTCTCTGCTACAAGGAG GACATGAGTAAGAGTCCTAAGAATGTGAAGAAGCTCCTCCCGAAGAGGAAGCCAGAGAGGAAACCATCAGAAGAGGACTTCACTGTCAGAAAAA GTACAGCAGCTCTAGAGGAGGATGCTCAGATACTCAAAGTCATTGAAGCTTATTGTACCAGTGCCAAGACACGACAGACTCTTAACTCCA CCTggcaaggaactgacctcatgCACAACCACGTACTCGCTGACAACAGCCTCACAGTGGCTGGCTTGCCTGGCAACCCTCCGTGTTCTGACCAATCAGAGGACTCGGATTATGACAGTATCTGGACTGCCCATAGTTACAGGACTGCCTCATTTTCTC GTTCCAGTAGGAAGGACGTCCAGGTGTTGTTCCCAGAAGAGGAGAAGATTATAGTGGAGGAAACAAGGAGCAATGGACAGACTGTAGTAGAGGAGAG GAGTCTGGTGGACACTGTGTACAGCCTCAGAGACGAAGTCCAGGAACTCAAACAG GACAAcaagaggatgaagaggacgctAGAAGAGGAACAGCGGGCAAGGAAAGAGCTGGAGAGGATTGTGAGGAGAGTTCTGAAGAACATGAACGACCCGACCTGGGACGAAACAAACCTCTGA
- the LOC101465658 gene encoding rho guanine nucleotide exchange factor 7 isoform X2 — MNSAEQTVTWLITLGVLESPKKSISDPEAFLQASLQDGAVLCRLLERLRPGTVDKFFQEPRGDSECQRNITEFVKGCGAFGVEPFEVNDLLQGLNFSKVLNSLVALNKATEDLSVSGDTVCVAHSSTSRIKSFDSLNTQSRSLKLLQPQYRSLDMSEGSGCGQLLVRARFPFQQTNEDELSFSKGDLIIVTRQEEGGWWEGTLKDKTGWFPSNYVRELKGNDKTLDKPKSGTLKSPPKGFDTTIINKTYYNVVLQNILEAETEYSRELQSLLGSYLRPLHPTDRLSSVDIGHIQANLEDISTFQQMLVQSLEEHTKLPESQQRIGGFFLGLIPQMKKIYLTYCSNHPSAVNVLTQHSEELKEYMESKGAPPPGILALTTSLSKPFIRLDRYPTLLKELDRHMEDQHPDRADLQASMTAFKNLSAQCKEIRKKKELVLQILTEPIRNWEGDDIRTLGPVLHMSQAAVHSQNCPESNECYLLLFHHTLLMVSASLRMSGFIYQGRIPLSGMLISRIEDGENLKNAFEISGSQGERIQVACNSQHDLQEWLDLLTKHTHAPAASTHKTLSVCHTLPSHPVTPSRNSESRGGSSVSTYHTLPHVSLHGMGISSPMWGPLEPPSTPKPWSLSCLRPAPPLRPSAALCYKEDMSKSPKNVKKLLPKRKPERKPSEEDFTVRKSTAALEEDAQILKVIEAYCTSAKTRQTLNSSSSRKDVQVLFPEEEKIIVEETRSNGQTVVEERSLVDTVYSLRDEVQELKQDNKRMKRTLEEEQRARKELERIVRRVLKNMNDPTWDETNL, encoded by the exons TTTTTCCAGGAGCCGAGGGGCGACAGCGAGTGTCAGAGGAACATAACCGAGTTTGTTAAAGGCTGCGGGGCTTTCGGTGTGGAG CCTTTCGAGGTCAATGACCTGCTGCAGGGACTGAACTTCTCTAAGGTGCTAAACTCCTTGGTTGCCCTCAACAAAGCTACTGAAG ATTTGAGTGTTTCTGGGGACACCGTATGTGTGGCACACTCCTCAACCTCAAGGATCAAGTCCTTTGACTCTCTGAACACTCAGAGTCGCTCCTTGAAACTGCTGCAGCCTCAGTACCGCAGCCTG GACATGTCAGAGGGCAGTGGGTGTGGCCAGCTGTTGGTCAGGGCACGCTTCCCCTTCCAGCAGACCAATGAGGACGAACTGTCTTTCTCCAAGGGTGACCTCATTATTGTGACCAGGCAGGAGGAGGGGGGCTGGTGGGAAGGCACGCTGAAGGACAAGACTGGGTGGTTCCCCAGTAACTATGTACGGGAGCTGAAAGGAAATG ACAAAACGTTAGACAAGCCAAAGTCTGGGACGCTCAAAAGTCCGCCTAAAGGCTTTGATACCACTATCATCAACAAGACCTATTACAATGTG GTCCTACAGAACATCCTGGAAGCAGAGACTGAATATTCAAGGGAGTTACAGAGTCTCTTGGGTTCATACCTTCGCCCACTTCATCCCACAGACAG ACTCAGCAGTGTTGACATCGGTCACATTCAGGCAAACCTGGAAGACATTTCAACCTTTCAGCAAATGCTGGTTCAGTCTTTGGAAGAGCACACCAA ACTTCCTGAGAGCCAGCAGAGGATTGGAGGGTTCTTCCTGGGCCTGATCCCCCAGATGAAGAAAATCTATTTGACCTACTGCTCTAATCACCCTTCTGCTGTCAATGTACTGACACAACACAG TGAGGAGCTGAAAGAGTACATGGAGTCAAAAGGAGCACCCCCCCCTGGGATCTTGGCACTGACCACTAGCCTAAGTAAACCCTTCATCAGACTGGATAGATACCCAACCCTGCTGAAAGAACTGGACAGACATATGGAA GACCAACACCCTGACAGAGCTGATCTACAGGCTTCTATGACAGCCTTTAAAAACCTCTCT GCTCAGTGTAAGGAAATCAGGAAGAAGAAGGAACTGGTGTTGCAGATTTTAACAGAGCCGATCAGAAACTGGGAGGGAGATGATATCCGAACTCTTGGCCCTGTCCTTCACATGTCCCAGGCCGCAGTTCACTCACAGAACTGTCCG GAGTCAAATGAATGCTACCTCCTTCTCTTCCATCACACTCTGCTCATGGTCTCTGCCAGCCTGAGAATGAGTGGATTCATCTATCAG GGGCGGATACCATTATCAGGAATGCTTATTTCCAGGATAGAGGATGGAGAAAACTTGAAGAATGCTTTTGAAATATCTG GCAGCCAGGGTGAGCGCATCCAGGTAGCATGTAACAGTCAGCACGATCTGCAGGAATGGCTGGACCTTCTCACTAAACACACCCACGCTCCGGCTGCATCCACACACaagactctgtctgtctgtcacaca CTGCCCTCTCACCCTGTCACTCCCTCTAGAAACTCGGAGTCTCGTGGAGGGAGCAGTGTGAGCACTTACCACACCCTTCCCCATGTctccttgcatggaatgggaatcAGCAGCCCTATGTGGGGACCCCTGGAGCCACCGAGTACCCCCAAACCCTGGAGCTTAAGCTGCCTTCGCCCTGCTCCTCCACTCCGGCCCTCTGCTGCTCTCTGCTACAAGGAG GACATGAGTAAGAGTCCTAAGAATGTGAAGAAGCTCCTCCCGAAGAGGAAGCCAGAGAGGAAACCATCAGAAGAGGACTTCACTGTCAGAAAAA GTACAGCAGCTCTAGAGGAGGATGCTCAGATACTCAAAGTCATTGAAGCTTATTGTACCAGTGCCAAGACACGACAGACTCTTAACTCCA GTTCCAGTAGGAAGGACGTCCAGGTGTTGTTCCCAGAAGAGGAGAAGATTATAGTGGAGGAAACAAGGAGCAATGGACAGACTGTAGTAGAGGAGAG GAGTCTGGTGGACACTGTGTACAGCCTCAGAGACGAAGTCCAGGAACTCAAACAG GACAAcaagaggatgaagaggacgctAGAAGAGGAACAGCGGGCAAGGAAAGAGCTGGAGAGGATTGTGAGGAGAGTTCTGAAGAACATGAACGACCCGACCTGGGACGAAACAAACCTCTGA